In Salmo trutta chromosome 28, fSalTru1.1, whole genome shotgun sequence, one DNA window encodes the following:
- the LOC115165287 gene encoding synaptophysin (The sequence of the model RefSeq protein was modified relative to this genomic sequence to represent the inferred CDS: added 84 bases not found in genome assembly) produces the protein MDIVNQLVAGGQFRVLKVPLGFIKALEWIFAIFAFSTCGSYSGMFKMSVECKNRTESDLSIEVEFEYPFRLHQVYFDAPTCKGGPPERLFLVGNYSSSAEFFVTIGVFAFLYSMAALSVYVFALEKYRENNKGPLIDFGVTCVFTFMWLVSSAAWAKGLSDVKASTDPEKVVDLISACDEEGNRCREVHDPVMSGLNTSVCFGFMNLVLWGGNLWFVFKETGIIAPFMRAPPPQEKQPAPDSYGQQAGYEQDPYAGSQGGYQPEYNQQQQGYNQDGGEYGQAPTSFANQM, from the exons ATCTTTGCCATCTTTGCATTCTCAACATGTGGGAGTTACTCCGGGATGTTCAAGATGAGTGTGGAGTGTAAAAACAGGACCGAGAGCGACCTGAGTATAGAGGTGGAATTCGAGTATCCTttcag GCTTCACCAGGTATACTTTGACGCCCCGACCTGTAAAGGGGGTCCCCCCGAGCGTCTCTTCCTGGTTGGTAACTACTCTTCCTCGGCAGAGTTCTTCGTCACCATCGGTGTGTTTGCCTTCCTCTACTCCATGGCTGCACTCAGCGTCTACGTCTTCGCCCTGGAGAAGTACCGGGAGAACAACAAAGGACCACTCATC GACTTTGGCGTGACGTGTGTGTTCACCTTCATGTGGTTGGTCAGCTCCGCTGCGTGGGCCAAAGGCCTGTCGGATGTCAAGGCGTCCACGGACCCtgagaaggtggtggatctgatcTCAGCCTGCGATGAGGAAGGGAACCGCTGTCGTGAAGTTCACGACCCCGTCATGTCTGGACTCAACACCTCCGTC TGTTTTGGCTTCATGAACCTGGTGCTGTGGGGAGGAAACCTGTGGTTCGTCTTCAAGGAGACCGGCATCATCGCCCCCTTCATGCGTGCCCCTCCTCCCCAGGAGAAGCAGCCCGCCCCAGACTCGTACGGCCAGCAGGCGGGGTACGAGCAGGACCCCTACGCCGGTTCCCAGGGGGGCTACCAGCCAGAatacaaccagcagcagcagGGGTACAACCAGGACGGTGGAGAGTACGGACAGGCCCCCACCTCCTTCGCCAATCAGAtgtga